CGTACCACGCCTGGAATAAGCAAATCACTCGAACCTACATTGGCGGTAGAACTGCTGCCAGCCGAGGCCAAGTAGGTAACGTTTTCCTCTAAGACAACTTTTGAGATTTGATTATTCAATGTAACCATTCGAGGGTGATTACTCACCTCTACAACGCCTTGTTCTCTAAGGGCCTGCAATAACACCTCAGAGCCAGAAAACGCACCTTGTTGCTGGCGCGCGGCAAGACCTGCACCTTGATTTGAGCCGAGTATATTTCCAGCACCGGCTTGAAAAAGGTTCAGAACACGGTTGCCACCTGTTTTTTCATGCACTAAAGCCCAGTCGATACCGGTTTGCTCTCCCTCAGTAAACGTCACATCAATGACTTGAATATCTATGGCGACTTGGCGAGTTAGGCGCTGATTCTGTTGTAATAAATACTCTCGAACTAACTGCACGTGTTGTGGCAAATCTCGCACAAGTACCGAAGTAGAACTTTGATTAATCGCAACTTGTCCCTGCTCTGATAGAAGTAACCCCAACGCATGTTCTAGGTCACTCCAAACCGACAATGCCTCGCTGGTAAAATTTAAGAATTGACGACTTTCATCATTAACACCGGCCCCAGATACCACCACATTCTGCCCAGCTTGCCCCGTATTACCACCGGTTTGACTGCCATCTTCGCCAAGGAAAAAGTTAGTTACACCGGCAAGAAATGCCACATCGAACTCGGCCACTTCATACTGCCTAAAGGTCACAAGCCGCGACTCGGTGGTGTAAGAAAAGCCTGTCATCAGGCCTATTTGCATAAGCGCCTCACCGATACTTCCCTCATGTCGAAGTGATATAGGCAAAGTGCTCTCGATATCGTCTAACAGGCGAACGCTAATACCTTCTGGAGCGAGCAGATCATTCAGAGCGCGTCCGAGTGGATAATCTTCAAAGGCAAATTGCACCGGAAGTGCCATCCAAGCTGGCCCATCTTGCTCAGGTAAATGCAGGGGTGGCACAAAATAGCCTTGAGCACGCACGACATGTTGCGCCGTGCTTGGTGAAGATTGTTTCGCTCTCGCCACGTCGAGTCGTTCATGAGAGCGCTGACTAACCGTTTCATAAGTTTCTGGCGTAGTATCGCAGCCCCATAGTACGAGGCTTGCAAATAAAATAAGGAATCTACTCATGGCTGCACCGCATGCGGTAAGTAGTCCACAACCGCAGTATGATTTTCATGCAGAGAAACACGTAACTGATAAGGCTGTAAGATCTTGGCTAACAATGCATCCCAAGAGTGCGCTTGCAGTTCAAACTCTGTAGGCCAAATATGATGAGGATCCGCGTACCAAACAACCTGTTGCACTTGCCAATGCGTGCGCAACAAGGTTTCAATTTGCGGTTTTATTCTTGCTGCTTCTAACTTGAATACAGCAGGAGACGATTCGTCGACTCGCCAAGCCGGTATAGTCGAGCTTACGTTTAGACATTCACTCGTAATATTATCTGGCAACGTCGTTAACGTTGCCAGCATCACGACGACACTCCCTGTCATCTGCATGATTTCACTCCATGAAATTATTTTTTCTTAGTACGACTCCCTTTCTTCACTGTGCGAGTCGTGCGTTTTCGAGTCGTGCTCGAGGCCTTTCCTTCCACCTCTTTCCACACACCCTTCTCATAGTGTGCTTGCCAACCGGTCGCTTTTCCAGTTTCTTCAGACATTACGTACTGACTTTTTGTTTTCCGACTGTATCTAACAATCGCTTCATTACCTTGCGGGTCTTTCTCTGGCGCCTCGGCAAGATAATGAAACTTCTCAGGAATTCTGTCCTTGAAGCGTTTCAATTCACTCACTTTTACCGCTCGCGTTTCACGTGATTTCGGAAACGTGTTCGCCGACATGAAAATTCCTGACGCGCCGTCGCGGAGCACAAAATAGGCATCTGAGCTCTCACATGGCAACTCAGGGAACGGCACTGGATCTTCTTTCGGCGGCGCAGCCTCCCCGTTGCGAAGAAGTTTTCGAGTGTTTTTGCAATCACTATTAGTACAGCCAAAGTATTTTCCGAACCGCCCTGCTTTCAATTGCATTTCCGAACCGCACTTATCGCACTCGATGGTGGGGCCATCATAGCCTTTAATGCGATAAGACCCTGTTTCAATGAGTGTGCCATCACATACCGGATTGTTACCGCACACATGCAGCTTGCGTTGCTCGTCAATGAGGTAACTGTCCATTGCTGTGTCACATTTCGGACAGCGCTTACGAGCCAGCAAAGCAACTGCCTCTGCTTCACTGTCTTCATCATCTTCTTCAATTTTTACAGCTTCATCACCCGGCAGTAAATTGAGTGTTTGGGTGCACTTTTCTTCACCTTCTGCGTTATATCCAGAACAGCCCAAGAACACGCCCGTACTGGCGGTTCGAATTCCCATTTTGCGGCCACACTTAGGGCAATCGATATCGGTTAAAACGAGTGCGTTGTTTCGCATCCCGCCATGTTCTTCGTCGCTCTCGGCTTGCTGCAATCTCTCTTTAAACTGGGTATAGAACTCATCGAGCGCTTGCTTCCAGTCCTGCTGTCCCTCAGCAATGTCATCGAGTCTCTGTTCCATCTGCGCAGTAAAATCGTAACTCATCAAATTAGCGAAATTTTCAGTCAGTCTATCCGTGACAATCTCACCCATTTTCTCCGCATAAAAGCGGCGATTTTCAACCCGTACATAACCACGTTCCTGAATGGTTGATATGATAGATGCATAGGTAGATGGACGACCGATCCCACGCTTTTCGAGTTCCTTGACAAGTGACGCCTCGGAATAGCGCGCCGGTGGTTTCGTAAAATGCTGTTGCGGGTCGAGCTGCTGCAAGG
This genomic interval from Idiomarinaceae bacterium HL-53 contains the following:
- a CDS encoding type IVB pilus formation outer membrane protein, R64 PilN family; the encoded protein is MSRFLILFASLVLWGCDTTPETYETVSQRSHERLDVARAKQSSPSTAQHVVRAQGYFVPPLHLPEQDGPAWMALPVQFAFEDYPLGRALNDLLAPEGISVRLLDDIESTLPISLRHEGSIGEALMQIGLMTGFSYTTESRLVTFRQYEVAEFDVAFLAGVTNFFLGEDGSQTGGNTGQAGQNVVVSGAGVNDESRQFLNFTSEALSVWSDLEHALGLLLSEQGQVAINQSSTSVLVRDLPQHVQLVREYLLQQNQRLTRQVAIDIQVIDVTFTEGEQTGIDWALVHEKTGGNRVLNLFQAGAGNILGSNQGAGLAARQQQGAFSGSEVLLQALREQGVVEVSNHPRMVTLNNQISKVVLEENVTYLASAGSSSTANVGSSDLLIPGVVRTGFELFVLPKISNEQVLLQVSTGLSDLLGIDEVTSGETTIQTPQTTRKKFFMKSLVGNEQTLLISGLKSGKRHWQNEEGILPWIFGGNRRSTSQRTETIVLLTPRILHTGAIL